The following proteins are co-located in the Imtechella halotolerans genome:
- a CDS encoding head GIN domain-containing protein produces the protein MHHLILFAAMFFSAASFAQLTKEVGSFNELKVYDGLSVTLISSTENKVEISGESTDEVVVVNTNGILKIRMKINKIFNGHTTFVKVYFNNSIDLLDANEQSLITSKETFSQVSLDLRVQEGGEINIKTNVQKLMSKAVSGGRIEVSGIAKNQDVQVNTGGFFEGDLLKTEQTTVQVSAGGNAYINASEYVNAKVRAGGTIRIYGKPKAIDQQTVLGGTIVEQ, from the coding sequence ATGCATCATTTGATATTATTTGCAGCTATGTTTTTTTCAGCTGCTTCGTTTGCGCAACTTACTAAGGAAGTTGGTTCTTTCAATGAATTAAAGGTTTATGATGGACTTTCAGTAACACTTATTTCCTCGACGGAAAATAAGGTTGAAATATCAGGTGAATCTACTGATGAAGTGGTAGTAGTAAATACTAATGGTATTTTGAAAATTCGGATGAAGATTAATAAAATTTTCAATGGTCATACCACATTCGTTAAGGTCTACTTCAATAATTCTATAGATTTATTGGATGCTAATGAGCAATCGCTTATTACCTCTAAAGAGACATTTTCTCAGGTAAGTTTAGATTTAAGAGTGCAGGAGGGAGGAGAGATAAACATTAAAACTAATGTTCAGAAACTTATGAGTAAAGCAGTTTCTGGAGGAAGAATTGAAGTGAGTGGAATTGCTAAAAATCAAGATGTTCAAGTGAATACTGGAGGATTTTTCGAAGGCGATTTATTAAAAACCGAACAGACAACTGTTCAAGTAAGTGCTGGCGGGAATGCGTATATTAATGCATCTGAGTATGTAAATGCCAAGGTGAGAGCTGGTGGTACCATACGAATATATGGTAAGCCAAAAGCTATAGATCAACAAACAGTTTTAGGAGGTACAATTGTAGAACAATAA
- a CDS encoding LysE family translocator yields MIQDILAAIPWGILLAFTIGPVFFVLLETGALKGFRAAFVFDLGVIVGDVFFILVAYFSTNQILEKLKDDPGLFIFGGAILLSYGVISYVKQRRDYLKKKKEDADTFEPLKKNYLSLFFKGFLLNFINIGVLGFWLGIIIVFGPQLDMEPKRIITFFSTIIVSYLLVDCLKILLAKQLRNKLTTLRIYRIKSVISVILVVFGIGLVLQGFFPAEKEKLKNTLENIRVKEKSTY; encoded by the coding sequence ATGATTCAAGATATACTTGCAGCAATTCCATGGGGAATTTTACTTGCCTTTACCATTGGTCCTGTTTTTTTTGTATTATTAGAGACTGGTGCTCTTAAAGGCTTTAGGGCTGCATTTGTTTTTGATTTAGGTGTAATAGTAGGAGATGTCTTTTTTATTCTAGTTGCTTATTTTAGTACTAATCAAATATTAGAAAAGCTAAAAGATGATCCTGGACTATTCATTTTCGGTGGTGCTATTTTGTTAAGTTATGGTGTTATTTCTTATGTTAAACAGCGAAGAGATTACCTTAAAAAGAAAAAGGAGGATGCTGATACTTTTGAACCTCTTAAAAAGAATTATTTAAGTCTATTTTTTAAAGGATTTCTCTTAAATTTTATAAATATTGGTGTTTTAGGATTTTGGTTGGGAATTATTATAGTATTCGGTCCACAACTAGATATGGAACCAAAACGAATCATTACTTTTTTCAGTACTATTATTGTTTCTTACCTTTTAGTGGACTGTTTAAAGATACTTTTAGCAAAGCAACTTAGGAACAAGCTCACAACATTGCGTATTTACCGTATTAAAAGCGTTATAAGCGTGATTCTTGTGGTTTTTGGTATAGGACTAGTACTGCAGGGTTTTTTCCCCGCAGAGAAAGAAAAATTAAAGAATACACTAGAAAATATTCGAGTAAAAGAAAAAAGCACCTATTAA
- the folB gene encoding dihydroneopterin aldolase gives MGIIKVTNIKVYAYHGCLDEEGKIGSDYRVDVMVKANLQPSAYSDHLADTIDYVHVNRIVKEEMGIRSKLLEHVAKRIIDRIFKEIPIAAQATVAVSKLNPPIGGDVESVTIEMTLLR, from the coding sequence GTGGGAATAATAAAAGTTACCAACATTAAGGTTTATGCCTATCATGGTTGCCTTGATGAAGAAGGAAAAATTGGGAGTGATTATAGGGTTGATGTTATGGTAAAAGCCAATTTACAACCATCAGCCTATAGTGACCACTTAGCTGACACAATCGATTACGTGCACGTGAATAGAATTGTCAAAGAAGAAATGGGTATTCGTTCTAAATTATTAGAACACGTTGCAAAAAGAATTATTGATCGCATTTTCAAAGAAATACCTATTGCTGCTCAAGCAACTGTAGCTGTTTCCAAATTAAATCCTCCTATAGGTGGAGACGTTGAAAGTGTAACCATTGAAATGACCTTGTTACGTTAA
- a CDS encoding PorP/SprF family type IX secretion system membrane protein: MKKLILSIFILLGFTKISFAQEVMIPTATQYLADNEFVIAPTYAGIGDYVKIRLNGFAQWIGIKDAPDNQTFVGDMRLGMRSGVGLLLYRDRNGNTQQSGLKASFAHHLTLDKAEKQFLSFGLSYNLNQFRIATENFNPGSNTNNPTPDPGVTDDRSLTNHNFDVGVLYRSGGFFANLTVGNILNKDMDIFAINEPNKLRNYSIYTGYRYKRYNNGKFEFEPSVFYQLYESDGRSSTDINIKARLLDFEDYYWAGITYRFLNDQIARPLTVGPMFGLKKSNLYFGYSYQITLNELSMYNSGTHMVTIGLDLFQGISNCPCMMR, translated from the coding sequence ATGAAAAAATTGATTCTTAGTATATTTATACTTTTGGGCTTTACGAAAATAAGTTTTGCACAAGAAGTAATGATTCCAACTGCAACACAGTACCTGGCGGATAATGAATTTGTTATAGCTCCAACCTATGCTGGAATTGGTGATTATGTGAAAATTCGCCTAAACGGTTTTGCACAATGGATTGGCATAAAAGATGCACCAGACAATCAAACCTTTGTTGGAGATATGCGTTTAGGAATGCGATCTGGTGTAGGCCTATTATTATATAGAGATAGAAACGGAAATACTCAACAATCTGGTTTAAAAGCTAGTTTTGCTCACCATCTTACATTGGATAAGGCCGAAAAACAATTTTTGTCTTTCGGTCTATCCTATAATCTAAACCAGTTTAGAATAGCTACTGAGAACTTTAATCCTGGAAGTAATACTAATAACCCAACACCTGATCCCGGAGTTACTGATGATAGGTCACTCACTAACCATAACTTTGATGTAGGTGTTTTGTATCGAAGTGGTGGTTTCTTTGCTAATCTAACAGTAGGAAATATCCTTAATAAGGATATGGATATATTTGCCATTAATGAACCTAATAAACTAAGAAATTATTCTATTTATACGGGTTATCGTTATAAAAGATACAACAATGGTAAATTTGAATTCGAACCATCTGTATTCTATCAATTATATGAAAGCGATGGACGTTCAAGTACAGATATCAATATTAAAGCAAGATTGCTTGATTTCGAAGACTACTATTGGGCTGGCATTACCTATCGGTTTCTAAATGATCAAATTGCAAGACCCCTTACTGTAGGGCCTATGTTTGGTCTAAAGAAATCCAATTTATATTTTGGTTACTCATATCAAATTACTTTGAATGAATTAAGCATGTACAATTCTGGGACACATATGGTAACCATTGGTCTTGATTTATTCCAAGGTATTAGTAATTGTCCTTGTATGATGAGATAG